The Parabacteroides sp. FAFU027 genome includes the window GACAGATATCAGTTCATTAGTCGAAAGCGCCTCGTCGTCCCCAATCTGATAAATACCTGATTCGACATTCCCCTCAATCAATCGCATTAATACAAAGCCTAAATTGTCGATTGAGGTAAAAGAGCGTTTATTTTCAAAAGCGCCCAAAGGATAGGGGATACCTTTTTTCACTAAACGGTACAAGAGGTTCAGATTACCCTTATTGCCCGGACCATGAATCATACAGGGACGGAGGATATAGACTCTCTTTCCCGTACTTTCCAGTTTCTGCATTTCCGATTGAATGTATTCTTCAGCCTTAAGTTTTGACTGCCCGTAAGGAGTCTGTGGATTAGCTTTGTGACTTTCAAGCAATATATCACCTTCAACTGTATCAGCTGCGGCTTTTACCGAACTGAAAAAGATAAAGGTTTTCGCTTTGGATTGCAGGAAAAGGTCAAATATCTGTTTGGTCAGGCCATAATTGACATCAAAATAGGATTGAGCGTCAGAGGTATTTTTAGTATCGTGAGCTTTGCCCGCGAGGTGAATAACAGTATCAACAGTATCCCAATCGATTGGTTTTAGGTATTCCCATATAAACTGTCTCTGATAAAGAGCCGTTGCATAGTGTATAACATCCAACGCATGAAGTTCAAACCAGGATTTCTCTTTCAGATAAGCGGCAACATTCTTGCCCACAAATCCATAAGCTCCTGTAATTAATATTTTGGTCATATAGCTCTTTCTTAATTTCAATTCTGGAATGCAAAGATAGCCATCTTATCAATATTTGCTTTTGATAAAGAGTGATAAAAACAATTACAAGAGTAACAGGCCGTTTTCCCTCAGCTCTTCCACCGTGCGGCTGTTCCAGAATATCTGGAAATCGCCCAGTTTTGCCGATTCATAGCTCTCTTTAAGTTGTTGGAGTTTCACCGGCTTGTCGCTTTGAAGCGAGATTGATGTCATTGCCTCTGCCAGCCATCTGCCTAAATCCTGCGAAACCTTCAGCGCCAGGTCGTATTTCTTATTGTGGAAAATCAGTTCCGAAGCCTGGACGGTTTTGCCCTTTTTCTTCTTTTCGTAGAAACGGATTTCGGGAAGATTGCCCAACCAAATCACCTGCCGGTTCAAAGGCAATCCCGTTTCATCCGGTGCTGCGAGGGCTTTCTGGATAAAATTGGACGGGATGGTGGTCACCGGCACCTTGAAATCAAACCACTGGCTGAGCGGAATATCAAAACCAACGCCGTGCATGTAATTGAACAAGGATTTGCGCAGTCCTTCGCCGAACATCTGGTGGTCTGCCCCGATGCGGTCGATGTGCGGCACATCATTATTGGCAAATTTGCCTTTATTCTTGATAGCCTGCACGCCAAAAGGCTGCGGATTGAGTCCGATAGGGCTGTGAGCCGTCATGGTAAAGAGGTGCCAGAAGCCCGATTGCAACACACCTTCCTGAAATAGCTGACGAACCATTTCGAGTGAGTCGATGGTTTCGCGGTCAGTCTGCGTAGGAAATCCATACATCAGGTAAGCGTGTACCATGATGCCGCATTGGGTGAAATTGTCGGCTACCTTGGCCACCTGTGCCACGGTAACGCCTTTATTAATGAGTTTCAAAAGACGGTCGGAAGCCACTTCGAGACCACCCGAAACAGCGATGCAACCCGCCTCTTTCAGCAAAGCACAAAGGTCTGCCGTATAGTTTTTCTCAAACCGGATATTGGTCCACCAGGAGACGCGAAGACCGCGTCGCAGGATTTCCAGCGCCAAATCACGCAACAAAGCGGGTGGTGCGGCTTCATCCACGAAGTGAAAACCGTTTTGTCCGGTCTGACGGATAATCGCCTCCATCCTATCGCATATCAAAGCGGCGGAATTGGGCTCGAAACGGCGGATG containing:
- a CDS encoding NAD-dependent epimerase/dehydratase family protein; this encodes MTKILITGAYGFVGKNVAAYLKEKSWFELHALDVIHYATALYQRQFIWEYLKPIDWDTVDTVIHLAGKAHDTKNTSDAQSYFDVNYGLTKQIFDLFLQSKAKTFIFFSSVKAAADTVEGDILLESHKANPQTPYGQSKLKAEEYIQSEMQKLESTGKRVYILRPCMIHGPGNKGNLNLLYRLVKKGIPYPLGAFENKRSFTSIDNLGFVLMRLIEGNVESGIYQIGDDEALSTNELISVISGTLGSRTRIWNINAGLIRSVAKAGDTLHLPLNSERLKKLTENYVVSNAKLKTALGIEKMPVSAKEGLQQTIKSFLALDFICGK